From Danio aesculapii chromosome 18, fDanAes4.1, whole genome shotgun sequence, a single genomic window includes:
- the iqcg gene encoding dynein regulatory complex protein 9 gives MMSVEELRACALLQDCADQLSVLGNIIRPRAETQRTELHLKTAQLMAGSSLSNFSGELKSQKHLKIQQTLLASDNLAKVQKDRQFVSDVINALLEELQKKNNFQSLFYAVEEERKKKAELLDIINREEEGRRQIKKLQKQLLDIRKEKTEECERLEEEVAILKDQVQDMRVRTNQQGKFVKSYAEQLVCQGSKHNSHKENALEDEVMMLQEKIEEEKNVHFETEAFLKKQHANLKEKLQYWIHRYEKDMEEKEQDIAALQNKRNSSQTRIQDLSKKCKDMENVVIEDRMEKEHLRAQMEKEQREKNAATKIQAWWRGTLVRKGPRSKKADKSKKKDGKKGKKKKK, from the exons CAAAGGACCGAACTGCATCTAAAAACAGCTCAACTGATGGCTGGAAGCAGTTTGTCAAATTTCTCAGGAGAACTCAAATCCCAAAAGCACCTCAAAATTCAACAGACTCTGCTTGCTTCTGACAACCTGGCCAAAGTGCAGAAAGACAGGCAA TTTGTGTCAGATGTGATCAATGCTTTATTGGAGGAGCTGCAGAAGAAAAACAATTTTCAGAGTCTCTTTTATGCAGTGGAAGAGGAACGGAAGAAGAAAGCTGAGCTTCTTGACATAATAAACAG GGAGGAAGAAGGTCGTCGCCAGATTAAAAAACTGCAAAAGCAGTTACTTGACATTCGCAAGGAAAAAACAGAAGAGTGTGAG AGGCTTGAGGAAGAGGTGGCCATCCTAAAGGACCAGGTACAGGACATGAGGGTGAGGACAAACCAACAAGGGAAATTTGTAAAGAGCTATGCTGAACAGCTTGTCTGCCAAGGATCAAAGCACAACAGTCACAAAGAGAATGCACTAGAAGATGAAGTTATG ATGCTTCAAGAGAAAATTGAGGAAGAAAAGAATGTCCACTTTGAAACAGAGGCCTtcctaaaaaaacaacatgca AACTTAAAGGAAAAGTTACAGTATTGGATCCATCGTTATGAAAAGGACATGGAGGAGAAGGAGCAAGATATCGCTGCTTTGCAGAATAAAAGAAACAGCAGCCAGACACGAATCCAAGACCTATCTAAAAAG tgCAAAGACATGGAGAATGTTGTCATTGAAGACAGAATGGAGAAGGAGCATTTGCGAGCCCAGATGGAGAAAGAGCAGAGGGAAAAAAATGCAGCAACAAAG ATCCAGGCCTGGTGGCGGGGGACTCTTGTACGCAAAGGACCACGTTCCAAGAAAGCAGATAAATCCAAGAAAAAAGATGGCAAAAAGGGCAAAAAGAAGAAGAAGTGA